In the Verrucomicrobiota bacterium genome, one interval contains:
- a CDS encoding sugar phosphate isomerase/epimerase: protein MKATRREFIRRSALAVAGYGLAQPWAARAAASGISLGFSLYGMKSLPLDEALRACAAIGYRNVELTLTPGFPSEPKQLSATARQALRQQLQSLSLELSGLMFNLKLVVDDAAHAKNLEEIKVAAELAHDLAPDRATVVETVLGGKPSEWDAVKERMVERLQSWAEVAKRGKIILGVKAHVGSAVHLPERLLWLLDRVPGDAVAAVFDYSHFELQGVGLPESLKLLLPRTKFIHVKDATGDAKKFQFLLPGDGKTDYVAYFKLLQQHGYQGPVVAEVSGQIFSRPGYDPLAAARQCHAKLAAALNGV from the coding sequence ATGAAAGCAACCCGCCGTGAATTCATCCGCCGCTCGGCTCTGGCCGTTGCTGGTTACGGTTTGGCGCAGCCATGGGCGGCTCGCGCTGCAGCATCCGGAATTAGTCTCGGATTCAGCCTGTACGGCATGAAGTCGCTGCCGCTGGATGAGGCTTTGCGCGCTTGTGCCGCGATTGGCTATCGCAACGTGGAACTGACGTTGACGCCGGGCTTTCCTTCCGAACCCAAGCAGTTATCCGCCACCGCGCGCCAGGCGCTTCGCCAACAACTGCAATCCCTGTCGCTGGAGTTGTCCGGCCTCATGTTTAATTTGAAGCTGGTGGTGGACGATGCCGCGCACGCGAAAAACCTGGAGGAAATCAAGGTGGCCGCCGAACTGGCTCATGACCTTGCGCCGGACCGGGCCACCGTGGTGGAGACGGTGCTGGGCGGCAAACCCTCCGAATGGGACGCGGTGAAAGAGCGCATGGTTGAGCGGTTGCAATCGTGGGCGGAAGTGGCGAAGCGCGGGAAGATCATCCTGGGCGTCAAAGCCCATGTGGGCAGTGCGGTACACCTGCCGGAACGGTTGCTCTGGCTGCTGGATCGGGTGCCGGGAGACGCGGTGGCCGCCGTCTTTGATTACAGCCACTTCGAACTGCAAGGCGTGGGCCTGCCGGAGTCACTGAAATTGCTGTTGCCGCGAACAAAGTTTATTCATGTCAAAGATGCCACCGGGGATGCGAAAAAGTTCCAGTTCCTGCTGCCCGGCGATGGCAAAACTGATTATGTGGCCTACTTCAAATTGCTGCAACAGCACGGGTACCAGGGCCCGGTGGTGGCGGAGGTGAGCGGGCAGATATTCAGCCGGCCAGGGTACGATCCCCTCGCCGCCGCCCGGCAGTGTCATGCCAAACTTGCGGCGGCCTTGAATGGAGTTTGA
- a CDS encoding SUMF1/EgtB/PvdO family nonheme iron enzyme, whose translation MGNYSPSLNVDEYENTSPVGRFKANQFGLYDMGGNVWQWCEDFYDGKSSFRMLRGASWGISFPGRLLSSYRFNLAGAREVEGIAFLSIGTAGLSFSAAHS comes from the coding sequence GTGGGGAACTACAGTCCATCGTTGAACGTGGATGAATACGAGAACACTTCTCCGGTAGGGAGGTTTAAGGCGAATCAGTTTGGGCTTTATGATATGGGCGGGAATGTGTGGCAGTGGTGCGAGGATTTCTATGACGGCAAAAGCAGCTTCCGGATGTTGCGCGGGGCGTCGTGGGGTATCAGTTTTCCCGGTCGCCTGCTATCCTCGTACCGTTTCAACCTCGCGGGTGCCAGAGAGGTTGAGGGAATAGCTTTCTTGTCAATCGGCACTGCGGGTCTGTCATTCAGTGCAGCGCATAGTTGA
- a CDS encoding SUMF1/EgtB/PvdO family nonheme iron enzyme, whose translation MEAQQAAEKRNRLKEAFLKSQQEAKVQEEARRKAEAEAEAAALAEEKRAAEQAAQEKANAEHWANSLGMAFAPVAGTTVWFGTWDVRVQDYQAFIDATATIETEHHWFGKDTQRNIKREWPVPSFSQGPTHSAVNVSWDDAKAFCAWLTTKEQGEGKLAAGQEYRLPTDAEWSYAVGIGDKKWNGTPKEKDGKLKRYLSQGQSMATAERGGELQSIVERG comes from the coding sequence TTGGAAGCTCAGCAAGCGGCGGAGAAACGGAACAGGCTGAAGGAGGCCTTTCTTAAATCGCAGCAGGAAGCCAAGGTGCAGGAAGAAGCGCGACGCAAGGCAGAGGCAGAGGCGGAAGCGGCGGCCTTAGCGGAGGAAAAACGCGCAGCGGAGCAAGCCGCACAGGAAAAGGCCAATGCCGAGCATTGGGCAAACAGCTTGGGGATGGCGTTTGCGCCGGTGGCGGGCACGACCGTGTGGTTTGGCACCTGGGACGTGCGGGTGCAGGATTATCAAGCGTTTATTGACGCGACTGCAACCATTGAAACAGAACACCACTGGTTCGGAAAAGATACTCAGCGAAATATTAAGCGCGAATGGCCGGTTCCGTCTTTTTCACAGGGACCGACGCATTCGGCGGTGAATGTGAGTTGGGACGACGCCAAGGCGTTCTGTGCGTGGCTGACCACGAAGGAACAAGGAGAGGGGAAATTGGCCGCCGGGCAGGAGTATCGGCTGCCGACGGACGCGGAGTGGAGCTATGCGGTGGGGATTGGGGATAAAAAATGGAATGGCACGCCCAAGGAAAAGGATGGTAAACTGAAAAGGTATCTATCCCAGGGGCAATCAATGGCCACCGCCGAAAGGGGTGGGGAACTACAGTCCATCGTTGAACGTGGATGA